The proteins below come from a single Gimesia alba genomic window:
- a CDS encoding alpha/beta fold hydrolase yields the protein MSNTDSGTFTTSDGVELHFLEAGAGPTLVLLPGWSLTAALFHKQLDELSDTYRCLALDYRGHGESAKPDYGYRVSRLAKDLREFLQALELDEVILLGHSAGCAVIWSYLDLFGEAGIRGLILCDQMVARLRRPEWSNEECRHYGASVGGDELLAQAELVGGHEGPAKSAEFLASMFTKSFSEVELLEVIQESLKFPRPYAAQLLLSVSEADYRDLLPRITLPTLCIGGEASHLGPAVMPWIAEQIHGADVVMIGADAGGSHFMFLENPQAFNLAVREFCDTLRADDERI from the coding sequence ATGTCAAACACGGATTCAGGAACCTTTACGACGTCCGATGGTGTCGAACTGCATTTTCTGGAAGCAGGTGCGGGACCGACGCTGGTCCTGCTGCCGGGCTGGTCGCTGACGGCGGCGCTGTTTCACAAGCAACTGGATGAATTGAGCGACACTTATCGCTGTCTGGCATTGGATTACCGCGGGCATGGCGAGTCGGCGAAACCCGATTATGGTTACCGCGTCTCACGGCTGGCGAAGGATCTGCGCGAATTTCTGCAGGCGCTGGAACTGGATGAGGTAATTCTGCTCGGGCATTCCGCCGGTTGCGCGGTGATCTGGAGTTATCTGGATCTGTTTGGGGAAGCGGGGATTCGCGGGCTGATTCTCTGCGATCAGATGGTCGCGCGCCTCCGTCGCCCCGAATGGTCTAACGAAGAATGCCGCCACTATGGTGCTTCCGTGGGGGGAGACGAACTGCTGGCGCAGGCGGAACTGGTGGGAGGCCATGAGGGACCTGCGAAGTCAGCCGAGTTTCTGGCGAGCATGTTTACGAAATCGTTTTCGGAAGTGGAACTGCTGGAAGTGATTCAGGAGAGTTTGAAATTCCCCCGCCCGTATGCGGCCCAACTGTTGCTCAGTGTGAGTGAAGCCGATTATCGCGATCTGCTGCCACGGATTACATTGCCTACCCTTTGTATCGGCGGCGAAGCCAGTCATCTGGGACCGGCTGTGATGCCCTGGATTGCGGAGCAGATTCATGGGGCAGACGTTGTGATGATCGGCGCGGACGCAGGAGGCAGCCATTTCATGTTTCTGGAGAACCCGCAGGCGTTTAATTTAGCCGTGCGGGAATTTTGTGATACACTGCGGGCAGACGATGAACGAATTTGA
- a CDS encoding DUF4282 domain-containing protein, with protein MRDVLFFDSMLTPKVITFVYWLMLVVVLISGLKTIFGGFGFSFEKLIVGLLMMISGAVGARIWCELLIVLFKIHDNVKKMAEK; from the coding sequence ATGCGTGACGTCCTCTTTTTTGATTCGATGCTGACACCGAAAGTCATTACGTTCGTCTACTGGCTGATGCTGGTGGTCGTGCTGATTTCCGGTTTGAAAACTATTTTCGGTGGATTCGGATTCTCATTTGAGAAGCTGATCGTGGGTTTGTTGATGATGATCAGCGGTGCGGTTGGTGCCCGGATCTGGTGTGAGCTGCTGATCGTGTTGTTCAAAATTCATGACAACGTGAAAAAGATGGCAGAAAAGTAG
- a CDS encoding DUF6868 family protein translates to MDLETLTSFFMWCTIFNGGLLIFWSLFCLFAPNLVYRLQSNWFPMSRETFDVVIYSFIGAFKLLFIVFSLVPYLALLMLG, encoded by the coding sequence ATGGATCTTGAGACACTGACTTCATTTTTTATGTGGTGTACCATATTCAATGGCGGCCTGTTGATTTTCTGGTCCCTGTTCTGCCTGTTCGCACCGAATCTGGTTTATCGTTTGCAAAGTAACTGGTTTCCCATGTCACGCGAAACGTTTGACGTGGTGATTTATTCCTTTATCGGTGCGTTCAAGTTGCTGTTTATTGTGTTTAGTTTAGTGCCTTATCTGGCGCTGTTGATGTTGGGGTGA